In Daphnia magna isolate NIES linkage group LG5, ASM2063170v1.1, whole genome shotgun sequence, a single genomic region encodes these proteins:
- the LOC123472495 gene encoding ectopic P granules protein 5 homolog: MAEAVRPKSKKKGKPKLKEILVEHADPFSNTENQPSCSGTESDIKKELGTILPSIEDEIQQDAPITTESHKNITAKHIPNHLVEDEAKLFENGSELVFAKQENEAVLFQEGSKVQEASICENSIHEQLMELLIESPKIKPEIPSAPAPSMLNGTFEFNLDLPIEEKAADIVFPQSFENSISQAVYKQQQFNSLKPFTAEQLVSFYENPLLLGEEAVVESFLDCRKNLETHPLYENLTYFLRSRPMLKSNLEELEQFNRDVEALTSQLWTTETRRMIEYGECADSKRVKAHYDFPVAHLNEKSSLQLIRQLQQQREKIQEKLVLSVYESHLWRLRVDWLICQGSQHSEHGSISVLFAFLRRPVKDKMFVDHLKFWLNYVAVSLLKRARKEDYIFLAHHAVRCPTGLARWGSPYVQTPFCDPFEDRQGTNIHHVDVGLACFIALSMTNAGHSVPEFCSVGMDLLYILSIADQHRPVVAFLNHLFPLIVTCPDVLYNQPKLLEIFQRLIQADLTYYKRAKNLLAPQFPGVVLKMMASLIENTIWKLNGLYLTGATPALEIWLNLLTSLPKWNVDKSVLYLLDILARIAWANSSDIQSFNRILSVVLKESSKVHRPSKGIVSRVGNWVSGSSEALVQLDATELISPTPSLPYLSWIVLAMEMERQSKLWQHLIIELQPGKVKSIEQALKSIAGFLKIPYIGVHQLCLIRYAQMALELNPDHPLLPVIIQRFFSLYFAC; encoded by the exons ATGGCTGAAGCAGTACGCCCAAAGAgtaagaaaaaggggaaaccTAAGTTAAAGGAGATATTG GTTGAACATGCTGATCCCTTCTCAAATACTGAAAACCAGCCAAGCTGTTCAGGGACTGAGAGTGACATTAAAAAAGAACTAGGAACCATCTTGCCAAGCATAGAAGATGAGATCCAACAGGATGCACCCATCACAACAGAAAGTCATAAAAACATTACAGCCAAACATATTCCAAACCATTTAGTTGAAGATGAAGCCAAGTTATTTGAAAATGGATCTGAACTTGTGTTTgctaaacaagaaaatgaagctGTGTTGTTTCAAGAAGGTTCTAAAGTGCAAGAAGCTTCAATATGTGAGAATTCTATTCATGAACAACTCATGGAACTTTTAATTGAATCACCAAAAATTAAGCCAGAAATTCCCTCAGCACCAGCTCCTAGCATGTTGAATGGTACCTTTGAATTCAACCTTGACCTACCTATTGAAGAAAAGGCAGCAGACATTGTATTTCCACAGTCATTTGAAAATAGCATCAGTCAAGCTGTTTACAAGCAACAACAATTCAATAGTTTAAAACCTTTCACTGCAGAGCAGCTGGTGTCCTTTTATGAAAACCCTTTATTATTGGGCGAGGAGGCTGTGGTGGAAAGTTTTCTTGACTGtcgaaaaaatttagaaacaCATCCCTTATATGAAAACCTAACATACTTTTTGCGCTCTCGACCTATGTTAAAAAGCAATTTAGAAGAACTTGAGCAGTTTAATCGAGATGTTGAAGCTTTGACATCTCAGCTGTGGACAACAGAAACCAGAAGAATGATTGAATATGGTGAATGCGCCGACAGCAAGCGAGTTAAGGCTCACTACGATTTCCCTGTGGCCCATCTCAATGAGAAGTCCTCACTTCAGCTAATTCGGCAGTTACAGCAACAACgtgaaaaaattcaagaaaagcTAGTATTGAGTGTCTACGAATCTCACTTGTGGAGGCTGCGAGTTGATTGGTTAATTTGCCAGGGCAGCCAACACAGTGAACATGGCTCCATTTCGGttctttttgcctttttgCGTCGACCAGTCAAAGATAAAATGTTCGTCGATCATCTGAAGTTCTGGTTAAATTACGTTGCCGTTTCTTTATTGAAACGAGCTAGAAAAGAAGATTATATTTTCCTTGCTCATCACGCAGTGCGCTGCCCAACTGGATTGGCTAGATGGGGAAGTCCGTACGTGCAAACACCTTTTTGTGATCCTTTTGAAGACCGCCAGGGCACAAACATTCATCACGTTGATGTCGGATTAGCCTGCTTCATAGCGCTCTCCATGACGAATGCCGGACATAGTGTCCCTGAATTTTGTTCGGTCGGCATGGATCTCTTGTACATTTTGAGTATCGCTGATCAACACCGCCCCGTCGTGGCCTTCCTCAACCATTTATTTCCCCTTATAGTCACATGCCCTGATGTACTCTACAATCAGCCTAAATTGCTAGAAATCTTCCAACGACTAATTCAGGCTGATCTGACTTACTACAAGAGGGCAAAAAACTTGTTGGCACCCCAATTTCCTGGAGTAGTCCTCAAAATGATGGCTTCCTTAATCGAAAACACCATTTGGAAGCTGAACGG GTTATATTTGACTGGAGCCACACCTGCACTTGAGATTTGGCTAAATTTACTCACAAGTCTACCCAAATGGAATGTCGACAAAAGTGTGCTTTATCTCCTTGACATATTGGCTAGAATCGCCTGGGCGAATTCTTCTGATATCCAAAGTTTTAATCGAATATTATCCGTTGTTCTCAAAGAATCAAGTAAAGTTCATCGGCCGTCCAAAGGTATCGTGTCACGCGTAGGTAATTGGGTGAGTGGATCATCTGAGGCTCTTGTTCAGTTGGATGCAACCGAATTGATTTCACCCACCCCTTCGCTGCCTTATCTGTCATGGATAGTCTTAGCAATGGAGATGGAACGCCAGTCTAAATTGTGGCAACATCTTATCATCGAATTGCAACCGGGCAAGGTAAAAAGCATCGAACAAGCTTTGAAATCCATTGCAGGATTTCTTAAAATTCCGTACATTGGTGTCCATCAACTTTGTTTGATCCGCTACGCGCAAATGGCATTGGAACTGAATCCAGACCACCCGCTTTTGCCGGTAATCATCCAACGTTTCTTCAGTCTGTATTTTGCTTGTTAG